A genomic stretch from Acetobacter ascendens includes:
- a CDS encoding GNAT family N-acetyltransferase — MITDLNFNAESATRMKVVVTFMRMFSPPQHVALALPEGWHMQERIRPDVAGYRLLQDRVGRDYCWWMRQAASDTTLARFLETAPVNIGLLRQKQQIRGFFELDLADPQSVNLSYFGLFPEAIGQRVGRAFLDNVLHLAWRGGPRSVRVNTCTADHPRALALYQQAGFKVMRRVEEIWDVPDRLGIPVPQHLRV, encoded by the coding sequence ATGATAACTGATCTAAACTTTAACGCCGAATCCGCAACGCGCATGAAGGTGGTTGTTACCTTCATGCGCATGTTTTCTCCGCCCCAACACGTAGCTCTGGCTTTGCCTGAAGGATGGCATATGCAGGAGCGTATTCGGCCTGATGTGGCTGGGTATCGGCTTTTGCAGGATCGGGTTGGGCGAGACTATTGCTGGTGGATGCGGCAGGCGGCATCAGATACCACTCTGGCCCGTTTTCTGGAAACAGCACCTGTAAACATTGGCCTGTTGCGGCAAAAGCAGCAGATCCGTGGTTTTTTTGAGCTGGATTTAGCAGACCCACAATCTGTAAACCTTTCTTATTTCGGCCTGTTTCCAGAAGCGATAGGCCAGAGGGTAGGGCGCGCTTTTCTGGATAACGTATTGCATTTGGCGTGGCGGGGTGGCCCGCGCTCGGTGCGCGTGAATACCTGCACGGCAGATCATCCTCGGGCATTGGCTCTGTATCAGCAGGCAGGCTTCAAGGTTATGCGGCGCGTAGAAGAGATATGGGATGTGCCAGATCGGCTTGGCATTCCTGTTCCACAGCATCTGCGTGTGTGA
- the dnaG gene encoding DNA primase, producing MAIDSAFLDELRARTPIASVVGRRVKLARSGRNWKGCCPFHGEKTPSFYVYDDHFHCFGCGVHGDVISFVMQMEGKNFPEAVEELASSAGMDVPKDTRRTQQEVAHVRSLEDVLAATQEIWSHALYKPEGRAGLDYLLGRGLTRETLEAFGLGWASERRGELVSALAPKGITPDMMAEAGLMRVDEHGHPKGELFWGRVTFPIRDRKGRLVSFGGRILGDGQPKYLNGPETPVFSKRRLLFGLDRARAAVRAPRPKGVLAPDLVVVEGYMDVIALHQAGFTGAVAPLGTALTLEQLEALWQVDRTPILCFDGDAAGRRAAVKAAETGLPLLKQDYSLRICLLPDGEDPDSLVRTRGRQAVAEMFAAAQPLSEVLFDLLSAGTNNPGPEERAALRRRLTEVAALIPDKTLASEYRSTLLDRFFTTFRRGGGGKWNGPQGRKTNAPASVPGAVPVNMDQTRERQRLMLELLLFHPILVPEVEEALCRLDLPEEFAEVRALLLDLSAEGELPDNAAALYAWLQAEGAEETIRAVMRESYSAMSESDAEDPAHTVAARTQWWHFYGLLYGPQFIQEVNREIARFVEKGGDSAEWQRLQARLEAMERLKRGGVDDTEL from the coding sequence ATGGCGATTGATTCAGCTTTTCTGGATGAATTGCGGGCCCGCACGCCCATTGCGTCCGTTGTGGGGCGCAGGGTCAAGCTGGCTCGCTCCGGGCGGAACTGGAAAGGGTGTTGCCCGTTCCATGGTGAAAAAACGCCCTCCTTTTACGTGTATGATGATCACTTCCATTGTTTTGGCTGCGGCGTGCATGGAGATGTCATCTCCTTTGTCATGCAGATGGAAGGCAAAAACTTTCCCGAAGCTGTAGAGGAATTAGCCTCCAGCGCAGGCATGGACGTGCCAAAGGATACTCGCCGTACACAGCAAGAAGTGGCGCATGTGCGCTCGCTGGAAGATGTGCTGGCAGCTACGCAGGAAATCTGGTCTCACGCTTTGTATAAACCGGAGGGTCGCGCCGGGCTGGATTACCTGCTGGGGCGCGGTCTAACGCGAGAAACGCTGGAAGCCTTCGGCCTAGGCTGGGCGAGTGAGAGGCGGGGCGAACTTGTTTCTGCCCTCGCACCCAAAGGCATTACGCCCGATATGATGGCTGAAGCAGGCCTGATGCGGGTGGATGAGCACGGCCACCCCAAGGGTGAGCTGTTCTGGGGGCGCGTTACGTTCCCTATTCGGGATCGTAAGGGGCGTCTGGTTTCCTTTGGTGGGCGTATTCTGGGTGATGGGCAGCCTAAATACCTTAATGGGCCAGAAACCCCAGTTTTTTCTAAACGGCGGCTTTTGTTCGGGTTGGATCGTGCCCGTGCGGCTGTACGTGCGCCACGCCCCAAAGGTGTATTGGCACCGGATCTGGTGGTGGTGGAAGGGTATATGGATGTTATTGCCCTGCATCAGGCCGGTTTTACGGGGGCAGTTGCCCCGCTGGGTACGGCATTAACCCTCGAACAGCTAGAAGCGCTTTGGCAGGTCGATCGTACGCCCATCCTATGTTTTGATGGTGATGCGGCTGGGCGGAGGGCAGCGGTTAAGGCAGCAGAAACGGGCCTGCCGCTGCTTAAGCAGGATTATTCCCTGCGCATATGTTTGCTGCCAGATGGGGAAGACCCAGATAGCTTGGTGCGTACACGCGGGCGGCAGGCTGTGGCAGAGATGTTTGCGGCAGCGCAGCCTTTATCCGAAGTGCTATTTGATCTGCTTAGCGCAGGCACCAATAATCCGGGACCAGAAGAGCGTGCGGCCCTGCGGCGCAGGCTGACAGAAGTTGCCGCCCTTATTCCAGATAAAACGCTGGCGTCTGAATATCGCTCCACATTGCTGGATCGGTTTTTCACAACGTTCCGGCGCGGTGGTGGCGGTAAGTGGAACGGGCCACAGGGGCGCAAAACCAATGCACCGGCCTCTGTGCCCGGTGCTGTGCCAGTAAATATGGATCAAACGCGTGAACGCCAGCGCCTGATGCTGGAGTTGCTGTTGTTTCATCCTATCTTGGTGCCGGAGGTGGAAGAGGCTCTGTGCCGGCTTGATTTGCCAGAAGAATTTGCCGAGGTGCGCGCCCTTTTGCTTGATCTTTCTGCTGAGGGTGAGTTGCCAGATAACGCTGCGGCATTATATGCATGGTTACAGGCGGAAGGGGCGGAAGAAACCATTCGCGCTGTCATGCGTGAAAGCTACTCTGCGATGTCGGAAAGTGATGCAGAAGACCCGGCACACACTGTTGCGGCAAGAACACAGTGGTGGCATTTTTATGGTTTGCTCTACGGGCCGCAATTTATTCAGGAAGTAAATCGTGAGATTGCGCGTTTTGTTGAAAAAGGCGGAGATTCCGCTGAATGGCAACGGTTACAGGCGCGGCTAGAGGCAATGGAACGCCTGAAACGCGGCGGTGTGGACGACACCGAGCTATAA
- the rpsR gene encoding 30S ribosomal protein S18: protein MSDTMEVNPAARRPAVGARRPFYRRRKSCPFSGPNAPKIDYKDVRLLSRFLSERGKIVPSRITAVSAKKQRELAQAIKRARFLALLPYVVS, encoded by the coding sequence ATGTCTGATACAATGGAAGTCAATCCCGCCGCCCGTCGTCCGGCCGTGGGTGCGCGTCGTCCGTTCTACCGTCGTCGCAAGTCTTGCCCGTTCTCCGGCCCCAACGCGCCGAAGATCGATTATAAAGACGTGCGTCTGCTCAGCCGCTTCCTGTCCGAACGTGGCAAGATCGTGCCGAGCCGTATCACGGCGGTTTCCGCAAAGAAGCAGCGTGAACTGGCACAGGCTATCAAGCGTGCCCGCTTCCTGGCTCTGCTTCCCTACGTTGTAAGCTGA
- the rpsF gene encoding 30S ribosomal protein S6 yields MPLYETVLIARNDISQQQVDAILDGIAAQIEADGGAVRKREYWGLRSLAYRIKKNRKGHYALLGLEARSELVKEIERQLALNEDVLRLLTLRVEEIDEAPSPVLSRKGDDRGDRGGFRGPKQAGGRFESGRGRRSGGEDRSSTAEQPADNAAAE; encoded by the coding sequence ATGCCACTTTATGAAACCGTGCTGATCGCGCGGAATGATATTTCCCAGCAGCAGGTGGATGCCATTCTTGATGGTATTGCCGCCCAGATTGAAGCCGATGGCGGTGCCGTGCGTAAGCGCGAGTACTGGGGCCTGCGCAGCCTTGCCTATCGTATCAAAAAGAACCGCAAGGGCCATTACGCCCTTCTGGGTCTGGAAGCACGTTCTGAACTGGTGAAAGAAATTGAACGCCAGCTCGCTCTGAACGAAGACGTTCTGCGTCTGCTGACACTGCGCGTTGAAGAAATCGACGAAGCTCCGTCTCCGGTTCTGTCCCGCAAGGGTGATGACCGTGGTGACCGTGGCGGCTTCCGTGGCCCCAAGCAGGCCGGTGGTCGTTTTGAAAGTGGCCGTGGCCGCCGCAGCGGTGGTGAAGACCGCAGCAGCACCGCCGAACAGCCAGCTGACAACGCAGCAGCGGAGTAA
- the rpoD gene encoding RNA polymerase sigma factor RpoD, which produces MATKTASTNAAQEQDGDTTLLDTRSSAVKKLIAKGRERGCITFDELNAVLPQDKMSSEQIEDIMAVLSEMGIQVVENEDNDNEEAEPKKAAAESEDAEEEAEAEAEAESPTGNVNAESVGRTDDPVRMYLREMGTVELLSREGEIAIAKRIEAGRDEMIGGLCESPLTFRAIISWHEMIRNNEMLLRDIVDLEAMQSGGNPLEEGGDGTFNEAESDSESEEAEEPETEGEGDIESEGSGLSLSALEEKLKPEILALFDEIEPLYAALRKLQVQRIEALTSGEDVDGNFEENYVALREKLVGKVEQVHLHNNRIEDLVAQLKQMFQKLNMLEGRMLRLAESCRVSREDFLLKYRGRELDPGWMDMVSGLSGRSWKNFVAKHANTVVGLRDQVAQLAQETGLPIGEFRRVYATVARGERDSARAKKEMIEANLRLVISIAKKYINRGLQFLDLIQEGNIGLMKAVDKFEYRRGYKFSTYATWWIRQAITRSIADQARTIRIPVHMIETINKLVRTSRQMLHEIGREPAPEELAEKLGMPLEKVRKVLKIAKEPISLETPIGDEEDSHLGDFIEDKTAIIPLDAAIQTNLREATTRVLASLTPREERVLRMRFGIGMNTDHTLEEVGQQFNVTRERIRQIEAKALRKLKHPSRSRKLRSFLDDN; this is translated from the coding sequence ATGGCGACAAAAACGGCATCAACCAACGCAGCGCAGGAACAGGATGGTGATACCACCCTGCTTGATACGCGGTCTTCTGCAGTCAAAAAACTGATTGCCAAAGGGCGTGAGCGCGGGTGCATTACGTTTGATGAGCTCAATGCCGTTCTCCCGCAGGACAAAATGTCTTCTGAACAGATTGAAGACATTATGGCCGTGCTGTCTGAAATGGGTATTCAGGTTGTCGAAAACGAAGATAACGACAACGAAGAGGCTGAACCCAAGAAAGCCGCAGCAGAAAGCGAAGATGCAGAGGAAGAAGCTGAGGCCGAAGCCGAAGCTGAAAGCCCAACCGGTAACGTAAATGCCGAAAGCGTAGGCCGTACGGATGACCCCGTGCGTATGTATCTGCGCGAAATGGGCACGGTGGAACTGCTCTCTCGTGAGGGCGAAATTGCCATTGCCAAGCGGATTGAGGCTGGTCGCGATGAAATGATTGGCGGCTTGTGTGAAAGCCCGCTGACATTTCGTGCCATCATCTCCTGGCATGAGATGATCCGTAACAATGAAATGCTGCTGCGTGACATTGTGGATCTGGAAGCCATGCAAAGTGGTGGCAACCCGCTGGAAGAAGGCGGAGACGGCACGTTTAACGAAGCCGAATCCGATTCCGAATCGGAAGAAGCAGAAGAGCCAGAAACCGAGGGCGAAGGCGATATTGAGAGCGAAGGCAGTGGCCTTTCCCTTTCTGCGCTGGAAGAAAAGCTCAAGCCGGAAATTCTCGCGCTTTTTGATGAGATCGAACCGCTTTATGCAGCCCTGCGTAAGCTACAGGTTCAGCGGATTGAAGCCCTGACATCTGGTGAAGATGTTGATGGCAATTTTGAAGAAAACTACGTTGCCCTGCGTGAAAAACTGGTGGGCAAGGTAGAGCAGGTGCACCTGCACAATAACCGGATTGAAGATCTGGTTGCCCAGCTTAAGCAGATGTTCCAGAAGCTGAACATGCTGGAAGGGCGTATGCTGCGTCTGGCAGAAAGCTGCCGTGTCTCGCGTGAAGATTTCTTGCTGAAATACCGTGGCCGTGAGCTTGATCCGGGCTGGATGGACATGGTTTCCGGCCTGTCTGGTCGTTCATGGAAGAACTTTGTAGCCAAGCACGCCAATACGGTGGTTGGGCTGCGTGATCAGGTTGCGCAACTGGCGCAGGAAACGGGTTTGCCGATTGGCGAATTCCGCCGTGTGTATGCAACGGTTGCGCGTGGTGAGCGAGATTCTGCCCGTGCTAAAAAGGAAATGATTGAAGCCAACCTGCGCTTGGTTATTTCCATTGCCAAAAAATACATCAACCGCGGTCTTCAGTTCCTTGATCTGATTCAGGAAGGCAATATCGGCCTGATGAAGGCGGTGGATAAGTTTGAATACCGCCGTGGCTACAAGTTCTCCACCTATGCAACGTGGTGGATCAGGCAGGCTATTACGCGCTCCATTGCGGATCAGGCTCGTACAATCCGTATTCCAGTGCATATGATCGAAACGATCAACAAGCTGGTGCGTACCTCTCGCCAGATGCTGCATGAAATCGGGCGTGAACCTGCGCCGGAAGAACTGGCTGAAAAGCTGGGGATGCCGCTGGAAAAAGTGCGCAAGGTGCTGAAAATTGCCAAGGAGCCAATCTCTCTCGAAACCCCGATCGGGGATGAGGAAGATAGCCATCTGGGTGATTTCATTGAGGATAAAACAGCTATTATCCCGTTGGATGCTGCTATCCAGACCAACCTGCGTGAAGCCACAACCCGCGTTCTGGCCTCTCTTACCCCGCGTGAAGAACGCGTGCTGCGTATGCGCTTTGGTATTGGTATGAACACGGATCATACGCTGGAAGAAGTTGGCCAGCAGTTTAACGTAACGCGTGAACGTATCCGTCAGATTGAAGCCAAGGCCCTGCGTAAACTCAAACATCCAAGCCGTAGCCGTAAGCTGCGTTCCTTCTTGGATGATAACTGA
- a CDS encoding GatB/YqeY domain-containing protein, giving the protein MTLRERLMADLKTAMKAGESARVATIRMITAKLKDVEIAGRAKGQEGLNENEAIAALRGMVKSRTESAGMYRDGGRPELAEKEEAEIDVIRGYLPPEMDEASLKAAVDEAVAAVKAESLKDMGKVMAELKNKFGVALDMGKASAAVKARLG; this is encoded by the coding sequence ATGACATTACGTGAACGCCTGATGGCAGACCTGAAAACAGCCATGAAAGCAGGCGAAAGTGCCCGCGTGGCCACAATCCGGATGATTACGGCCAAGCTGAAAGATGTGGAAATTGCAGGCCGCGCCAAAGGGCAGGAAGGTCTGAATGAAAACGAAGCCATTGCAGCCCTGCGCGGAATGGTAAAGTCCCGCACGGAATCTGCTGGCATGTACCGTGATGGCGGTCGCCCCGAGTTGGCGGAAAAGGAAGAGGCGGAAATTGATGTGATCCGTGGCTATCTGCCGCCAGAAATGGATGAAGCTTCCCTAAAGGCCGCAGTGGATGAAGCTGTTGCTGCCGTAAAGGCCGAAAGCCTGAAGGATATGGGTAAGGTGATGGCTGAACTGAAAAACAAGTTCGGCGTGGCGCTGGATATGGGCAAAGCCAGTGCTGCTGTCAAAGCACGTTTGGGCTAA